In Trichlorobacter lovleyi, the DNA window GGACCGCCACGGGTGAACAGCGTACCGGCATCCTGTTTACCAGCATCATCATGATTGAAAAGGCTGCCCATGCCATTTCGCTGTATCAGGATATAACCGAGCAGAAACGGGTTGAAGAACAGCTGAAGAGCTCTGAAGAGAGCTACAAGGGGATCTTTGACAACGCGCCGATCGGCATCTTCCAGTCATCACCCGCCGGTCACTTCATCAGTATCAACAGTGTTTTTGCAAGCATCTTCGGTTATGCCTCACCACAGGAGATGATGGCGCTGGTGCATGACATCCCGCGCCAGATCTATGCCGATGCTGAGCAACGGCAGGAAGTCATCAGCAAGCTGCGCAGCAGAGACACCCTGATTGTGGATGACATCCAGTTCTACCGTAAGGATGGTACGCGCTTCTATGCAACCATGTATATCCGCGGCACCCGGGACATGACAACCGGTGAGGTCATCCTGCTGGACGGCTTTGTTGTGGATACCACCGAGCACCGGAAAACCCTCGAGATCATGCTGCAGCACGAAAAGATGCTGATGATCAGCGGCCTGGCCGCCGGAATGGCCCATGAGATCAACAATCCGCTGGGAATCATTGCCCAGGATCTGCAGAACCTTGAACGCCGCCTCTCCCCTGCGCTGCCCAAAAACCGTCAGGTGGCCGAAGAGCTCGGTATTGACCTGACGGCCCTGCAACAGTACCTGAAACAGCGCGAGATCAACGGGTACCTCGCCAGCATGCAGAATGCAGCCCGGCGGGCCTCCCGGATCATGGACAATATGCTGCAGTTCAGCCGCAGTAACGGTACCAGCCGGCACCCGGCACCGCTCTACACGGTCATAGAGCATGCCCTTGAACTGGCCGGCACTGACTTCGATCTGCGCAGGACCTACAACTTCAGCACCATCAGGGTAATCCGCGACTACACCCCGGACCTGCCGCTGGTGGTCATCAACACCACCGAGATCGAGCAAGTCCTGATCAATCTGATCAAAAATGCGGCTCAGTCGCTGCATGCCAGGCGGAACGGAGCGCAGCCAGAAATCAGGATCAGTGCGCATCAGGACGACACGGTAGCCGTTATCTCCGTTGCAGACAACGGCCCCGGAATGACTGAAGAGGTCAGGCGGCGGGTCTTTGAACCGTTCTTCACCACCAAGGATGTCGGTAAGGGGACCGGGCTCGGCCTGGCCGTTTCCCATGCCATCATAACCAAAAATCACCACGGTCTCCTGACCGTCAGCTCAAGCCCCGGCCAGGGCTGCTGCTTTACCATCACCCTGCCCACACTCCAGGCGGAACAACCATGAACAGCGTAGAATCACGTTCAATTTTGATCATTGATGATGATGATGCCCTGCGGCGCAGCATTGTCGGGTATCTTGAAGACACCGGATTTGAAG includes these proteins:
- a CDS encoding PAS domain S-box protein codes for the protein MYLPLPAILAILTLLICGVTFLLTVWQLKCRRAKSSLVLLKSAIFDNTFQLQGLLAPDGTLLDANQTALLFVGLDKATVVGKKFWDTPWWCHDPDSQARLQEYIKRCAAGESIRFEGTHQDADGRLRAIDATLKPLKDASGKVIYLIPEGRDVTDLKEAQNALRHKNILLETLFENIPFDIWIRDTEGRLLLQNEMNARHYGVKIGNTPEEDDLTPEQCRLFRISLDQALEGFTLDLELREQEQIYRKIVAPIRHNNQITAIFGLNIDVTDRFTAMEALRSGEKRFKAIFEESPIAIAITDLTHRRYVDVNRSFCSLSGYSKSMIIGKTPQELGLFWNPGDDARLFKMLSSTGSINAEEIQTRTATGEQRTGILFTSIIMIEKAAHAISLYQDITEQKRVEEQLKSSEESYKGIFDNAPIGIFQSSPAGHFISINSVFASIFGYASPQEMMALVHDIPRQIYADAEQRQEVISKLRSRDTLIVDDIQFYRKDGTRFYATMYIRGTRDMTTGEVILLDGFVVDTTEHRKTLEIMLQHEKMLMISGLAAGMAHEINNPLGIIAQDLQNLERRLSPALPKNRQVAEELGIDLTALQQYLKQREINGYLASMQNAARRASRIMDNMLQFSRSNGTSRHPAPLYTVIEHALELAGTDFDLRRTYNFSTIRVIRDYTPDLPLVVINTTEIEQVLINLIKNAAQSLHARRNGAQPEIRISAHQDDTVAVISVADNGPGMTEEVRRRVFEPFFTTKDVGKGTGLGLAVSHAIITKNHHGLLTVSSSPGQGCCFTITLPTLQAEQP